In the Phaeobacter gallaeciensis genome, one interval contains:
- a CDS encoding TIGR01459 family HAD-type hydrolase → MTRIIETLAEVSDPYRALFVDLWGCVHNGITAYPEAVAALQAYRQRGGIVVLLTNSPKPRAGVAEQLAQFGVPQDAYDTIATSGDSARAAMFTGAVGEKVYFMGEWQRDAGFFEPLNVIDSPVEITRVPLQEATGIVCCGPFDPMADPDVNRADFLFAKQKGMKLLCANPDIVVDRGETREWCAGALARLYTEMGGESLYFGKPHPPIYDLARRRLAELGQDIADGDILAIGDGPHTDISGAMGEGIDSLFISGGLAASETKTSHQPEPKALTAYLTKENSAPTFTIGRLR, encoded by the coding sequence ATGACCCGCATCATCGAAACGCTTGCCGAGGTTTCCGATCCGTACCGGGCCCTGTTCGTGGACCTTTGGGGCTGTGTGCACAACGGCATCACCGCCTACCCCGAAGCCGTTGCCGCCCTTCAGGCCTACCGCCAGCGCGGCGGCATTGTGGTGCTGCTCACCAACTCTCCGAAACCGCGGGCTGGTGTGGCTGAGCAGCTGGCGCAATTCGGCGTGCCGCAGGACGCCTATGACACCATCGCGACATCCGGCGATTCCGCGCGGGCCGCGATGTTCACCGGAGCCGTTGGGGAGAAGGTGTATTTCATGGGGGAATGGCAACGCGATGCGGGGTTCTTTGAACCTCTCAATGTGATCGACTCTCCCGTAGAGATCACCCGCGTCCCGCTGCAGGAGGCAACCGGCATCGTCTGCTGTGGCCCCTTTGATCCCATGGCCGACCCCGACGTGAACCGGGCTGATTTCCTTTTTGCCAAGCAGAAGGGCATGAAGCTCCTCTGTGCCAATCCGGATATCGTGGTGGATCGTGGCGAGACCCGGGAATGGTGCGCCGGGGCGCTGGCGCGGCTTTACACGGAAATGGGAGGGGAAAGCCTGTACTTCGGCAAACCGCATCCGCCGATCTATGACCTGGCCCGCCGCCGCCTGGCAGAGCTGGGACAGGACATTGCCGATGGCGATATTCTGGCTATCGGCGACGGCCCACACACCGATATTTCGGGCGCCATGGGGGAAGGAATTGATTCCCTCTTCATCTCGGGCGGGCTTGCGGCATCGGAAACCAAAACGTCGCACCAGCCGGAACCAAAGGCGCTAACCGCATACCTGACCAAGGAAAACAGCGCACCGACCTTTACCATCGGTCGCCTGCGGTAG
- a CDS encoding bifunctional riboflavin kinase/FAD synthetase — protein MRIIRDYQFVEERDRGASAAIGNFDGVHRGHRSVIDLARKAAPEAPLGVVTFEPHPREFFAPAAPPFRLMSAAARASRLEKLGVDKLYQLNFNAALSGLTPEDFASKVLAEGLGLKHVVVGADFCFGKGRAGTAEDLIRFGKDLGFGVTIAPLMEYSEHTVSSTAIRQALSDGRPRDAAAMLGHWHRIEGTVIGGEQRGRDLGFPTANMSIDGLHPPAFGVYAVLVDVLDGPHKGSYHGAASVGVRPMFDGDHPNIETFLFDFTGDLYGATLSVGLVEYLRPEMTFDGLEGLIAQMDADCAKARDILANA, from the coding sequence ATGCGCATCATCCGTGACTATCAGTTTGTAGAAGAGCGGGATCGCGGCGCCTCTGCCGCGATCGGAAATTTCGACGGCGTTCACCGCGGTCACCGCTCGGTCATCGATCTGGCCCGCAAGGCGGCGCCGGAGGCCCCTCTGGGCGTGGTCACATTTGAACCGCATCCGCGCGAATTCTTTGCCCCCGCCGCGCCGCCCTTTCGCCTGATGTCCGCCGCCGCGCGCGCATCGCGGCTGGAAAAACTCGGCGTGGACAAGCTCTATCAGCTGAATTTCAACGCCGCCCTGTCCGGGCTGACCCCGGAAGATTTTGCAAGCAAGGTACTGGCCGAAGGTCTGGGTCTGAAACACGTGGTGGTGGGCGCCGATTTCTGTTTCGGCAAGGGGCGCGCCGGCACCGCCGAGGATCTGATCCGCTTTGGAAAGGATCTGGGCTTTGGCGTCACCATCGCGCCGCTGATGGAGTACTCCGAACATACCGTCTCCTCGACCGCGATCCGCCAGGCGCTGAGCGATGGCCGCCCTCGCGACGCCGCGGCGATGCTGGGGCACTGGCACCGCATCGAAGGCACCGTGATCGGCGGCGAACAACGCGGCCGCGATCTGGGCTTCCCCACTGCAAACATGTCCATTGATGGGCTGCACCCACCCGCATTCGGCGTGTATGCGGTGCTGGTCGATGTGCTGGATGGCCCGCACAAGGGCAGCTACCACGGCGCCGCTTCGGTCGGGGTGCGCCCAATGTTCGATGGCGATCATCCCAACATCGAAACCTTCCTGTTCGACTTCACCGGTGATCTTTATGGAGCGACCCTGTCCGTGGGGCTGGTGGAGTACCTGCGCCCCGAAATGACCTTTGACGGGCTGGAGGGGCTGATCGCGCAGATGGACGCCGATTGCGCCAAGGCCCGCGACATACTGGCAAACGCATGA
- a CDS encoding threonine aldolase family protein: MFFASDNSGPVHPEVLEALTEANMGYAMGYGADAQMEAVRHRLRDIFEAPEAAIYLVATGTAANSLALATLSQPFQTIFCSPVAHIHEDECNAPEFYTGGAKLTLVPGGDKMSAEALRQSIAGEEVRGVHGPQRGPVSITQVTERGSVYTTDELSALCAVAKDYDLPVHLDGARFTNALVSLKCSPADMTWKAGIDVVSFGGTKNGLMGVEAVIFFDPKHAWEFELRRKRGAHLFSKHRYLSAQMLAYLRDDLWLSSAQAANDSCAFLADGLQAAGATLEMPQANMVFAALPRATHQRLLDAGAVYHLWDGPLNGPEDEMVTARFVCDWSISRDEITAFLNLL; encoded by the coding sequence ATGTTTTTCGCCTCTGACAATTCCGGCCCTGTGCACCCCGAGGTTCTGGAGGCGTTGACAGAGGCAAACATGGGCTATGCCATGGGCTATGGCGCCGATGCTCAGATGGAGGCGGTGCGCCACCGCCTGCGCGATATCTTCGAAGCTCCCGAGGCAGCGATCTATCTTGTCGCCACCGGCACCGCTGCCAACTCCCTTGCGCTGGCAACGCTATCGCAGCCCTTTCAGACGATCTTTTGCAGCCCCGTGGCCCATATCCACGAGGATGAATGCAACGCCCCGGAATTCTATACCGGTGGCGCCAAGCTGACGCTGGTGCCGGGCGGCGACAAGATGAGTGCCGAGGCCCTGCGCCAGAGCATCGCAGGTGAGGAAGTGCGCGGCGTGCACGGACCGCAACGCGGCCCGGTCTCCATCACACAAGTCACCGAACGCGGATCTGTCTATACCACCGATGAACTCTCCGCCCTCTGCGCCGTGGCCAAGGACTATGACCTGCCGGTGCATCTGGATGGCGCGCGTTTCACCAACGCGCTGGTGTCGCTGAAATGCTCGCCTGCGGACATGACCTGGAAAGCGGGGATCGATGTGGTGTCCTTTGGCGGCACCAAGAACGGGCTGATGGGCGTCGAAGCGGTGATTTTCTTTGATCCCAAACACGCCTGGGAATTCGAATTGCGCCGCAAACGCGGGGCGCATCTGTTCTCCAAACACCGCTATCTTTCGGCGCAGATGCTGGCCTATCTGCGCGATGATCTCTGGCTATCCAGCGCGCAGGCTGCCAATGATTCCTGCGCCTTCCTGGCAGACGGGTTGCAGGCCGCAGGTGCCACGCTGGAGATGCCGCAGGCCAATATGGTCTTTGCCGCCTTGCCCCGCGCCACTCACCAGCGGTTGCTGGATGCAGGCGCGGTCTATCACCTGTGGGATGGCCCGCTGAATGGTCCCGAGGATGAAATGGTAACCGCACGCTTCGTCTGCGACTGGTCGATCAGTCGGGACGAGATTACCGCCTTTCTGAACCTTCTGTAA
- a CDS encoding LysR family transcriptional regulator, which yields MPMNDLAPLRYFRSAYETGTFSAAARLNEVRQPSVSAAIARLEAHYGGPLFHRGAAGLVPTDLGRELYQMAGVVLNSLNQMEDRLARRVRPVLRLYCFADVLTSPFEQGLRAITRDAEGAVLQFTDDAALADVVLCAEDCAPQGMPFRSLWEEGYGVALPVGHALSREAELSLADLAEVSMIARPYCPSADLFGGVLQDPDPEKALPVAAKAMHDAQLLDLVAAGLGVALVPMSHGRASQRIVVRPLRDAKDVRRRMGIAHRRTSFAAGAADRLASALTGQGA from the coding sequence ATGCCTATGAATGATCTTGCGCCACTCAGGTATTTTCGCTCCGCTTATGAAACCGGAACCTTCAGCGCGGCGGCGCGGCTGAACGAGGTGCGCCAGCCGTCGGTCTCTGCCGCCATTGCCCGGCTGGAGGCGCATTACGGGGGGCCGTTGTTTCACAGGGGCGCTGCGGGGCTGGTGCCGACGGATCTGGGCCGTGAGCTGTACCAGATGGCAGGGGTGGTGTTGAACAGCCTCAACCAGATGGAGGATCGGCTGGCCCGGCGGGTGCGGCCCGTGCTGCGTCTCTATTGCTTTGCGGATGTGCTGACTTCGCCCTTTGAACAGGGGCTACGGGCAATCACCCGGGATGCGGAGGGCGCGGTGCTGCAGTTCACTGACGATGCGGCACTTGCCGATGTAGTGCTTTGCGCCGAAGACTGCGCGCCGCAGGGCATGCCGTTCCGATCTTTGTGGGAAGAAGGCTATGGCGTGGCCCTGCCTGTCGGGCACGCGCTGAGCCGGGAGGCCGAACTGAGCCTCGCGGATCTGGCTGAGGTGTCCATGATCGCGCGTCCCTATTGCCCCTCGGCAGATCTGTTCGGCGGGGTTCTGCAGGATCCTGACCCGGAAAAGGCTCTGCCTGTTGCGGCCAAGGCCATGCACGATGCCCAACTGCTGGATCTGGTCGCTGCCGGGCTGGGTGTGGCGCTGGTGCCGATGTCCCATGGCCGTGCTTCGCAGCGGATCGTGGTGCGCCCGCTGCGTGACGCCAAGGATGTGCGCCGCCGGATGGGGATTGCCCATAGGCGGACCAGCTTTGCCGCAGGGGCGGCAGATCGGCTGGCCTCGGCGCTGACAGGGCAGGGCGCCTGA
- a CDS encoding MaoC family dehydratase, with the protein MLDNLPRGTICIEDIEMGMVRYLRKVVTDEDIQKFADVSTDHNPVHMDDDYARDTIFEGRIAHGMLTAGLISAVIGEQLPGHGTIYMSQSLKFLAPVRPGDMVLAEVEVTDIQIDKRRVKLDCRCMVDGKKVLVGEAMVMAPSRKFD; encoded by the coding sequence ATGTTGGATAACCTGCCACGCGGAACCATCTGCATCGAAGACATTGAAATGGGCATGGTCCGCTACCTGCGGAAGGTGGTGACGGATGAGGACATCCAGAAGTTCGCCGATGTCTCGACCGACCATAACCCGGTGCATATGGATGACGATTATGCCCGCGACACTATCTTTGAAGGCCGTATTGCCCATGGGATGCTGACCGCCGGTCTGATTTCCGCCGTCATCGGGGAGCAGCTGCCCGGCCATGGCACCATCTACATGAGCCAATCACTCAAATTCCTCGCCCCTGTGCGCCCCGGCGACATGGTGCTGGCCGAGGTCGAAGTGACCGACATCCAGATCGACAAACGCCGGGTCAAACTCGATTGCCGCTGCATGGTCGATGGCAAGAAGGTTCTGGTCGGCGAAGCCATGGTGATGGCGCCCTCGCGCAAGTTCGACTGA
- a CDS encoding YcgN family cysteine cluster protein, whose protein sequence is MKRSGIERSGLTPRFWEKKPLEKLSQKEWEALCDGCGKCCLNKLEDEDTGEVALTRVACRLLDDQTCRCAHYENRHQFIPECIVLKPDNLDTHAYWMPQTCAYRLLWEGKPLPAWHPLETGSPHSVHEAGVSVQGMTVSEFDTPEEDWEDHIIEEPI, encoded by the coding sequence ATGAAACGATCTGGTATCGAACGCTCCGGCCTGACCCCGCGCTTTTGGGAGAAAAAGCCGCTCGAAAAGCTGTCTCAGAAGGAATGGGAGGCGCTGTGCGATGGTTGCGGCAAATGCTGCCTCAACAAGCTGGAAGACGAAGACACCGGTGAAGTCGCCCTCACCCGCGTGGCCTGCCGCCTGCTGGACGATCAGACCTGCCGTTGCGCCCATTACGAGAACCGCCACCAGTTCATTCCCGAATGTATCGTGCTGAAGCCGGACAATCTGGACACCCACGCCTATTGGATGCCGCAGACCTGCGCCTATCGCCTGTTGTGGGAGGGCAAACCGCTGCCCGCGTGGCACCCGCTGGAAACCGGCAGCCCGCACAGCGTGCATGAGGCGGGCGTATCCGTACAGGGCATGACCGTTTCCGAATTCGACACCCCCGAAGAAGACTGGGAAGACCATATCATCGAGGAGCCCATCTGA
- a CDS encoding alpha/beta fold hydrolase yields the protein MKDLPHDLPQPVFSRSFGEGPRQMLAVHCSLAHSGTWRGLCEALEGAVTITAFDMLSHGRSPDWDRQGDYQDRNTAAGLSLMPKGQPIDLIGHSFGATVALRMALARPDQVRSLTLIEPVLFRVALEDDPEMSTRVQEENRPFLDAYEAGDEALAARLFNRSWSSGAPRWPDLPETTRAAMTRAIHIVPACDGAVYQDRPGVLAPGVLEAVDLPVLLLRGSETNPIIGVVNDGLLRRLPNARSGVIAGAGHMVSITHPVETAAAIRDFWSDTDRETAPEGR from the coding sequence ATGAAAGATCTGCCGCACGACCTGCCACAACCGGTATTCTCCCGCAGTTTCGGGGAGGGGCCCCGCCAGATGCTGGCGGTGCACTGCTCGCTGGCGCATTCCGGGACCTGGCGCGGTCTGTGCGAGGCACTGGAAGGGGCCGTGACCATCACGGCCTTTGACATGCTGTCCCATGGTCGCAGCCCGGATTGGGACCGGCAGGGTGACTATCAGGATCGCAACACGGCGGCAGGTCTGTCGCTGATGCCAAAGGGCCAGCCGATCGATCTGATTGGTCATTCCTTTGGCGCCACAGTGGCGCTGCGTATGGCGCTGGCCCGGCCGGACCAGGTGCGCAGCCTGACCCTGATCGAGCCGGTTCTGTTCCGGGTCGCGCTGGAGGATGATCCGGAAATGAGCACCCGGGTTCAGGAGGAGAACAGGCCCTTCCTGGACGCTTATGAGGCCGGGGACGAGGCGCTGGCGGCGCGGTTGTTCAACCGAAGCTGGAGCTCGGGCGCGCCGCGCTGGCCGGATCTGCCCGAGACCACCCGCGCAGCGATGACGCGGGCCATCCATATCGTTCCGGCCTGTGACGGGGCGGTCTACCAGGACCGGCCTGGCGTTCTGGCGCCGGGCGTTCTTGAGGCGGTCGATCTGCCGGTCCTGCTGCTGCGCGGCAGTGAAACCAACCCTATCATCGGCGTGGTCAACGACGGTCTGCTGCGCCGTCTGCCCAACGCCCGATCTGGGGTGATCGCGGGCGCCGGGCATATGGTGTCGATCACCCATCCTGTCGAAACTGCAGCCGCGATTCGTGACTTTTGGAGCGATACAGACCGCGAAACGGCGCCGGAAGGCCGTTAG